A segment of the Candidatus Nitrososphaera gargensis Ga9.2 genome:
AGAGCTAGTCTTCAGGACATTGAAGCTTGTTTACCACATAGACGAAGACACGATCGTTTCGAATCCCGAGCTATTTAGGAAGAAAATTAAAAGGATGTTTGGAGACCAAATTGTAGAAATGATTCTTAAGGCAATCTCTGACAACGAGTAGCCTTCAGACAGGCGGTCAACTATAGATTGATTTTTCAAAAAGGCTTGATTAAAATATAGTTATGTATCATGGCATACCTCGTAGTTTATGCAATGTGAAAAGTTAATGACATATGATCGCCTAGCCTCCGAGAGTCTGTTTGTTGAATTTAGTCCTCTCAGGCTATCGCTGCCCCAGGTAATTTCACAAATCGTTCGATCCTTGCCGTCTTCTTCTGTCGGTTCTTCCTTGTCCGATGATAAGGATAGATCTAAACCCCGAATTTTGTATGTAGATGATGAGTCCAGAATTACACGAGTAATCAAATATGGATTGGAGCGGTATGGATTTGTTGTCGATATTTTCAACCACCCGAAATTGGCGCTATCCTCATTTCAGCAGGGTGTTTATGACCTGCTGCTCATCGATATAAGGCTGCCAGAAATCAATGGACTTGATTTATGCAATGAACTTTTGAAGGTGGATCCGAACGTCAAGGTTTGTTTCATTACTGCATACGAATTGCGGCAAGAAGAGATAAAAAACAAGGTCTTGGGTTTAGAGACAGAGTGTATTATTAAAAAGCCGGTTTCTTTTGAAACCTTGGTCAGCAAGATAAACGAGCAGCTTCACAGGGACAACAACTGATTGATATTTACAGAGAGTATATGTGTATATGCAAGCAAAATTTACCACGAATTATATCACAATATTTGAGTAAAAGAAGCATGGTAAAATGATATGAAGATCAGGGCAAAGCTGACTCTTGTTATCATTTCATTAATCATAGCTTCGCTAGTGATTCCATCGACTATGGCCTTGGAGTCTTTTTCACAAGGGCTTGAATCACAAATTACTCAGAACCTAGAGCAGAAAGGCATTGCAACTACAGACAAAATATCAAGGTTTATGTTTGAAAGGTATGGTATGGTGATATTAAGTTACTTACAGATCCTAGAAACAGCATAATGGCAGGTTCACGTTTTACAATCTCAGAAAATAGAATATTTGCAAACTGTTGAAGAAGCATATGGTGTCTATTCAGGGTTTTCAATTTACTACAAGAACGGAATAAAGATTGGCGATACGCATAATCTATCGCTCGGTGCCGACTACTCAAAAGAACCAGCTTTTGTAAATGCCATGAAAGGACATACCTACTACGATATAATTCCCGTTTTTCAAATGACTTTGGTCAATGTGTAATCCATTTTTCGAGTCCCCTAGTTGACAATAGTGGAAAGATAAACAGCGCATTGGTAGGGGTAATACCTATCAGCAGAATAAATGACATCATTGACGAAGCTTCACAGAACATAGAAGGCTACTATCAAGCAGATCTAGTTTCATCCGATGGGCTGGTTATTTACTCTAATCATGATAAAAAAGCGATTATGCAAAACACATTGGCTGATTTGCCAGTATTTGACAAGATTGCTTCTTCGGCCAATCCTTCAGAATCTCTGATTGACAGCTTGACAGCAGATAATAATAATGGCGGTAGTATTGCTGCTAGTAATAACAACGCCATCTATGTTGCAGCAAGGGAGCGAGGCTTTCTGGATTACAGAGGAAACGGCTGGATTTTAATCATAGCAGTTCCTTCCGAGATTGCATTTAGCGAAGTGGTGCAGCTGCGAACTAATTTTATTATTGTGGCCACTGCGATCTTGTCCTCTTCCATAATTACAGTTATCATATTCTCCAAGGTCTTTACACAGTCGCTCATAAAGTTCAAAAATGCAGCTGCACAGATTGCTAAAGGAAACTTTGACACAAGCATCAAAATTAACAGTAATGACAAGATAGGCGAATTATCGTAGCAATTTGATAAAATGAGAAGCGATCTGAAGGATAGAGATCGATTAAAAGATGAATTTATCAATATTGCTGTCCATGAACTGAGGTCTCCGCTATAGCCAATTATCAGTTATAACGAACCGGCCCTCAAAGGGCTGATGGACAAAGACGAGGCCCTAAAGATTATTGATACAGAGTCTCAGAGATTCATCCAACTAGCAAATGATATCCTTGATGTTACCAGAATTGAAGGCGGAGCGCTAACTTATCAGATGAAAAAGTCAAAGTTGTTGACACAATCAACAGGATTGTAACATCTACAAAAACTTCTAGTAGCCTTAGCAAAGAGGTATCCTAGAGCTGGTCAAAGACGAAAGGAGCGATGGTCTTGAAATTTATGGAGACAAGAATCGCCTAAGCCAAGTATTTATGAACATTATTGGCTATGCGGTCAAATTTACGAGAAAAGGCAGGATTAGAATTGAGATGCAAGTTCTTGGTGAACAACTCGAAATAAAAGTAAATGATACAGGAGGAGGCATCCGGATGATATAATGCCGCGGCTCTTTGGCAAGTTTGTCACAAAAAGCGTCCAGGGTGGAACAGAGCACGGCACTGGGCTAGGTTTGTTCATTAGTAAAGCGATAGTCAAAGCGCATGGGGGTGAAATTTATGCTCATAATAATAGAGAAGGCGGAGCTACCTTTACTATCCTTCTCCCTATTAGAAACGGTCAGGACGGCACAGGATTCAACTAGCAACTGTGACATTAAAATGTCCTATTTTTCTGCAATCTTCTTATTGCTTCTAAAAGTTTTGTTATTTGGTCGTGAGTGGCGTTGACGGCCTTGAAGGCATCTGCATCAACATTTAGTTTCTTTAGCTCTTCATAGATTTCCTTGTCTTCCAGCGTATCTATCAAAGCTTCTATCTTGAATGGTTTTTGCATAAGTTCGACAGCTCGCCTCAGTTGCTTGACAGAATCAACGAGAGTGTCTTTTACATAAGCAGAAGCAAAGATAATCCTCTGATCTGCATTGAGGTTGAGAATTTCCTTGGCAACCTCTATTCCATCCTTTTTTGGCATCCTGTAGTCTAGCAATACAGCGTCAAATGGGGATGATGGGTTGTCAGCGGATGGAGGATACCGCGTTAGCTCTTTTTTGTATATTTCAAGACAATCCTCACCATTGTCAGTTGCAAAGACTTGGTGGCCTTAGCTTCCAACGCAACTTTGTAGGGTTTGAGGGTCTTTGGATCATCTTCTGCAATAAGGACCTTCATTCTTGAGGCAGATTAGTTAATTAGGTGAATATAAATCAGACCGCAAATAGACAAGGCGCTATAGAGCTAAGAAACTATTGGCTTCAGTGTAATCAATGGGGCAAAAATATTACTGCCGAATAGTTACAACATGTCCCCTATTTGCACATTGGTAACTTTGGTGGATTCCCTGTTTGTTTCTTGTCCTCTAATTTTGGGCGATGGCCAGAATGGTAACGCTCACTTCTTGCACAAGAACTCTTGCTGCACAGATGCAGAATCTTTCTTCTGTACCAATCTTATGCTTTCATCTTGCATACGAAAATAATAGCAGGCAATTGCATTATGTCTAGTTTCATTGAAAGGATAAAAGGTGGGAGAGCGTAGCCGAGGCTGTGACCGGGTCAGCCTCGTACTATTACTCCATCTACAACAAAGAGCTGATCGCCAAAAACGCGATCGACATCGAGCTGACGGCCCAGAGAAGCTAAAGATCCTGTACTATCCTGACGACATTTTCGTATATGCTGACAGGGAAAAGATGATCGAAGTGATCGCTAACCTGATCACAAACGCGATAAAGTTCACAAAGGAAGGGACGATCACGGTGGCTAGCAAAGTAGGCAGGGAGGACAATATGGTCCAAGTCACGGTAAGCGACACTGGAACCAGGATCGACCCCGAAGTAATGCCCAAGATCTTTGACAAGTTTGTGACAAAGTTGGACAGCGGCACGGGGATCGGCCTGTACATTTCAAAAAAGATAGTCGAGGTGCACGGCAGGGTCATGCAGGCTGCCAACAGGCAGGACTGCAGGGGAGCAATAGTTTCATTCAAGCTCCCGCTGACCAAGACGAGCGAATTGCCAGAGAGCAAATGAATGATAAGAAAAAAGAGAATCGCTTCCGAAAAAAGGGGGAAGCGTGTGGATGGTGATGGATGATTTATTATATTATTTTTTTACTGCCTGCCGTGTACATCAAACCAGCTGGCAAACGCCTGCAGATCGTCGGTGGTTGAATCAGAGAACCATATGCTTATCCCATCGACGTATGGCTTGACGTTGTTCCAGTTCTCCTTAAATGTCTCTTGCAGGGTAAGCCCCGGAGCTGCTCCCCTTGTGGTTGACAGCTGCACGGTGATTGACAGATCGGGGTTTGCACTTCGCAATTTGCTGGCTGTCTCCTTGACGTATGATAGGTAGGAAGACGGCCTGTCTTGCAGTGATTGTGCCTGTATGTGGTACATATCGACGTATTTTGCAAATTCTGTCCCATGCTCAGTTGTCAGCGCCTTGGATGGCGACACGTTGAACAGCAGGCCGGCTGCATGCGCTGCCTCTGCAGCTTCCCTTACCGACTTTACCGGGTCGGCCAGGTCTTTGGCTGGAGAGTGCCCCTTGCCGGGCTCTAGGTCATAGTCCAGATATGTGAATCCTAGCGCTTTTGCCTTTGGCGCAAATTCCTTGATTTCTGCCAGTGAAAAGAACTCGGCACCCTTTTGCTCGGGCGGCAGCGAATGGATCATGTCGAGTTGCTCTGATGTGATAGACTTGTCAAGGCTGACGTGTATTCTCACTCTGTCTGGTGATGTACTCAGGTGCGGGTTAAAGATATCATATTGTTTCGATGTGTCTACAAATTGCAGGGCTGTTGCAACTAACGCCTTTTCGGTTGTTGCGAAAGCTTCTTCTGTTGCTGCTCCTCCTTGGGAGATAGCAAATACTGACAACAACAGAAGCGCTGTTGTCAATGCAGAAGCTGATGCTGCTTTTGCCCTTGTTCTTGACCAATTTTCTCTATTTTTCTTCTGCAACATTCTTTCGGAGAAACTTCGAACTTGTATAATAAACTAATCAAGATATAGGCCGGAAAAAACATAATTGAAGTACATTTTTCCGCAGGAAAAAATCCATCGAATTTATGTTCTGCGGTAGTAATTTTTTCTAACGCTGGCATCTCCTCTGCCAAGGCTATTACAAATAGAGCCTGCTGACAGCTAGCTTTTATCATGTATTTGCGCAGGCTCCCCTCTATGCGGCCCGATACCCTTTGACACCATAATGCTCTATGTGGTCGCCATACTCACTCGGCATAGCCATGTGGACCAATTCCATTTTGGCCTATACTATCGTCAGAGGACCAACTCGGCGCAGCCAAAGCAAAACTGTCTGATACCAACCTCCACGGAATTCTGATATTGCAGGATTTATGCAATAATAGAATAATCTTTGTAATTTCTAATTGATTTACAAATATATCATGACCTTTCATAGCATTGTGACTCATAAAGCGTAAATATTCGATTGAAGATATTAATGCATGAGGTCTTTGCAGACTTCTTATGCAAGGCCGGCCCTTTGGGATTCTGTAAAATTAGGCGCCGCTCTTGGGGTTGGCTCTGCATGGGCGATTTTTGGACTGGTGCTGGCAGCCGGCGCCCAGCTCGGCCTGCCGCCTGGGACATTCTATGAGATGATTGGCGTGTCGCTTGGGCAAAGCGAAGAATGGCCTGCGATCTATCTAGGATTTGGGCTACACATGGTGACTGGCGCGATAATTGGGATTGTCTACATGATGATCTCTGATAGAACAAGATACCTCAGAAGCTTTTCCACTCTGAAATGGTTCGGTACAGGACTTGCGACTGGTATAGCAGTCTGGGCTGTCCTGTTTGTTCCGCTCCACTTTATTGTGGTCCAGCCAACCCTGCAAAACATGCTCTTGATGTCGACAGATCCGGTTATGCAGCAAAGGGCGGAGAGGCTAGACCAGATGTCTGACTCTATCCTCTACGGAGCGCTTGCCATGCATTTGATTTTTGGAAGCATACTTGGCTTTCTTGCCAGAATAGCGACATCCTCGCGGGACGTGGTACAGGCCGAAAGGATAGGCACTGCTGCAGGAGGCGTTGCAAAATATGACGCCGCAGCTTGAGGTTACTGAGTACATTTCTGGAGGCAGATTATATTAGAATGAAGCATGCCCGGAAGAGCACATCGCAAAGGTTTAGGCCGCGGCTTGCCGTGACAGGCTCTGGGCTTGCGGCTGGCCTGATATCTTCACTTGCAATAAGCGCGCTGCTCCTGCTCGTAGAAAGGGTGTCAGAGCTTCCGGTGGGCACGTTCTATCTTGTGCTGGCTTTTGCGCTGCTGCAAACCGAGGAGCACACGATCGGCATGGTCGCACTAGGGTTCCTAATGCACCTTGCCGCCGGCAGCGTCATTGGTCTTGCCATCTCGGTTCCATTCAGCGCGTCAAGAAGGTTGTTTGCGGCAGGCGGCAAGTACGCCCCGGCCTATGGGCTTGCAGCCGGGTTTGTCCTATGGTCTGCCCTGTTCCTCCCCATCACATATGGGATAATGCTCCCTCTCCTGAATGCCGCCGATAGCCAAGCCGTGATGATTAGGCAGAAGGTGCCGACAGGAGAGGCCTACACCGTTGCAATGGGCGAGCTGCTGGCCATGATGGATAGGGTGGTAGTCGGGGCGCTGGCCTTCAACATGTTCTACGGGCTCTTGGCAGTCACGCTATCAAGATCGCTATACGAAGCATACCTGCGCAGGAACCGAATAGTTTTGTAAATCCAGTGG
Coding sequences within it:
- a CDS encoding response regulator — encoded protein: MSDDKDRSKPRILYVDDESRITRVIKYGLERYGFVVDIFNHPKLALSSFQQGVYDLLLIDIRLPEINGLDLCNELLKVDPNVKVCFITAYELRQEEIKNKVLGLETECIIKKPVSFETLVSKINEQLHRDNN
- a CDS encoding HAMP domain-containing protein; translated protein: MQNTLADLPVFDKIASSANPSESLIDSLTADNNNGGSIAASNNNAIYVAARERGFLDYRGNGWILIIAVPSEIAFSEVVQLRTNFIIVATAILSSSIITVIIFSKVFTQSLIKFKNAAAQIAKGNFDTSIKINSNDKIGELS
- a CDS encoding response regulator, which translates into the protein MYKKELTRYPPSADNPSSPFDAVLLDYRMPKKDGIEVAKEILNLNADQRIIFASAYVKDTLVDSVKQLRRAVELMQKPFKIEALIDTLEDKEIYEELKKLNVDADAFKAVNATHDQITKLLEAIRRLQKNRTF
- a CDS encoding sensor histidine kinase: MIEVIANLITNAIKFTKEGTITVASKVGREDNMVQVTVSDTGTRIDPEVMPKIFDKFVTKLDSGTGIGLYISKKIVEVHGRVMQAANRQDCRGAIVSFKLPLTKTSELPESK